The following DNA comes from Castanea sativa cultivar Marrone di Chiusa Pesio chromosome 10, ASM4071231v1.
aaaagaATGTCATTTTAGCTGTATAGTGTGTGTATTGTGAATGGGATAACAttgaaaatttacaattttctgTTTCATATTAGGTTCCATGTGTATTGAGCTAAATTGGGTCTTGAAAAGAATGTCAATTTTAGCTTTATAGTGTGTGTATTGTGAATGAGATAACATTTTTCCTGACAAGAGTTGAAAATATACATTTTGCTGTTTTTTTAACTAGATTTCATGTGTATTCAGCTGAATTGggtcttggatttttttttgggatagtttaattgttacaacaagtgggggtggggggatttgaacctagTTCTCCTTAGACTAGGCAATGCCACTGAGCTACACAGGCTCTTGGCTTGAAAAGTTTTTGATGTGAAACCATGGGATGGGAGGGATTCAAAGATattaatttggaaaatttttgttcataATAGTTGAATTGGGTTTCAAGGGTGAGAGTGAGGTTTTTTGATGATTAAATACTCAAAAGTGGGAATGTATGTCTTGctgggttatttatttatttatttatttaaattttttttaacttggaATGCCTGTATTGAAAAATGTACTATGCTTATGTTGTTGCATTGTTTTTGTGGACAGTTGATAATCGAATTTGTGGAGAAGGAAAACATTCCATTGGAAGGAGCAAGGCCGGCCCAGATATTGTTGGGGAGGGACACTAGGCCTAGTGGGGAATCTCTACTTGAAGCTGCAAAACAAGTGCGTAGCCTCTTTCCATTAATAACTATGAACTTTGCACtaatattttggtacttgtTTCATTTACTTAAGTTTGATTTGCTTCTGTTTTACGTTCGGTTAAAGGGAATCAGTTCAATTCTTGGAGCGGTTGCCATTGATATGGGAATTGTGACAACCCCACAACTACATTGGATGGTTCGTGCAAGAAATAAGGGTGTGAAAGCGTCTGAACTTGATTATTTTGAACAGCTATCGAGCTCATTCAGGTTAGTTTGAGATAAAGGTGAATATAATATGATAATTTGTTCGATATTATGTTCTTTCAAAAGGCCGTCGCTAAGGAGTTTATGTTACTTGGTAGGTGCTTGATGGATTTGATCCCTAGTGGCAGTACATTCAATGAGGTGGATTACAAATTGGTGGTGGATGGAGCTAACGGTGTGGGTGGAGAAAAGCTTGAAGTTTTAAAGAAAAGGCTGGATGGTTTGGCTATTGAGGTTCGTAATTCTGGGAAAGATGGAGGTGTACTCAATGAAGGAGTTGGTGCTGATTATGTGCAGAAAGAGAAGGTTGTTCCTCGTGGATTTAGTTCCCAGGATGTAGGGATAAGGTCAGGCATCTTTTCGTTGTTGAATAGGGAAGTAATTTGATTGCCAACTGTAAAcacagatttttttatttttatttttaattttcaccCAAATATTACTTAGAGTTCCTGTATGGCTGAATCATGAAAATTTCCTGAGGaagattgaaaatatttattaactTGACAAATAATTTCTGTATCTTGCACATAGATGTGAAGTAAAAGTACTATATTTGTGATATCCATGGAATAATTTCTGTGATTCTGGTGacttattggatttttttttttggataaataactTATTGGATTGTTATAGTCAGCatgtctttatatatatatatatatatatatatatatattatgttttgtaatatatttttatacctCGTTGGTTTGAATTATTGATATTCACTGTAACAGTATATTAGTGACAAGTTACTTGTTAAATAACTTGAATTGTGATCAAGAACATTGATAATGGCTCTCAACTGATACATTGGATAATTGGCTACTTGAGAAAAGTAATTTTGATGGTGTTTTGAGGCAATGTCCGTTGACTACAAAAATTATTCAGTTTGTTGAGAAAGGATTTGCATGCAagcttttttttgggggggggggggggttggttgTTCTAAATTCTAAGTTGACTGAGGCCACTTATTAGactttaagttttttaaagTGTGTTGTATCTTTGATGCTTAATAAATATTGACTAATGGGAAGTGGGGACTAATCACATGGGCAATTCTAGTATTTCAGGTGTGCTAGTTTGGATGGGGATGCTGATCGGCTTGTATATTTTTCTGTGCCATCAGAAAGTAGCAGTAAGATTGATCTTGTTGATGGGGACAAGATGTTATCTCTGTTTGCTGTTTTCATTAAAGAGCAACTAAGCATGCTCAACAAGGAAGGACATACAGATGTAAATAGTGATTATCAACCTCGACTTGGTGTCATACAGACAGCTTATGCAAATGGAGCATCAACAGATTACCTCAGAAGGTTGGGCTTAGAAGTTCTGTTTACTCCAACAGGAGTGAAATATCTACATGAAAAAGCTGCTGAGTATGATATTGGGATCTACTTTGAGGCAAATGGCCATGGAACCATCGTGTTTTCTGAATCCTTCTTATGTTGGTTAGAGTCCAGAAATAATGAGCTTTCTTCAGTAGTTAAAGGTTATATCCGATGTAGTCTTCATAATTCTAGAAGTGCTAACTTGATGGTCAAGTGATAACTTCACGAATTATTTTGTTTCAGGTTCAGAGCAGCAAAAGGCTGCTTTGAGATTATTGGCAGTCAGTAAGTTAATCAACCAAGCTGTTGGAGATGCTCTGAGTGGGTTACTCTTGGTGGAGGCCATTTTGCGACACATGGGATGGTCAATACACAGATGGACTGAGCTTTACCAAGATCTACCCAGTAGGCAGCTCAAGGTCAATTTCCTTTGTCACCTTCTTTAAATTCTATACTTTAGATGGAAGCCAGatgatcattttctttttctgcaGCATATATGAGCTCTTCATAGGTATGGGGGATTCTATTATTCTAGTGGagctttaattattaaattggtTCAATTATTTCCAGATTAGGGGAGACATCTTTAATTAAGATTAATTTAAAAAGCGGCATTGTTCAAGATTAATTCTTCGAAAATGATTTGATGATTTCTCCAATTGAGGATATTTAAGATGTGTCCTAAACAGCTAAAGGGGttaaaaattaatgttgatAATGCATGTCACTGTTACCCATGGTAAACCTTCTTGTGTGAAATTTTAAAGgtgaattgggttttttttttttttaataataaggtGAAATGGTATAAGCTAATGTCTATCAAAGCTATTCTACTATATGTTAGTTGAATTCTCCTTATGCATCTTCCATGGaaacattttgaaattttaatgtaagattgtaaatttttttacaagatcAACTCATCTACCACCTTCTGTAATAAAATCGGTTATTCATAGGCTTCTCCATGTGATGCATCAAGTAGTTACCTTATAAAGGAAACAAGGGATTAGAAAACAGGATAAGGTGCATTAACATAGTGTGTTCCAGCTGTCTATATTAAATCATGTAGACTTAATATAAGATGACCATAAGGCTGGTCTGCCATGCCTTACGCTCTAATTCCAGGACATCAAGAAACATAAGGTTTCTGACCAGATTTGTGTCAAAAGAGGAGGAAAATGcattttggtaaattatttgCAGCACTGTGAGGACTAAATGAATGAAAGTTAGTGAAAGGGAGTCGTTTAAATTGGTAGAAAGTCGAAGAAATAGAAGGAAAACAAGAAATACTGGAATGGGCATTGATCTTGGATCTGTGACTGTGATATGGCACATTCCACGACGATAGATATGCCAAAATTGTGAAAGGCACGGTTgattttcccttctttttgcttttggaGGCAACTTGCCTGCTAGAGTTTATATATTCTTCAAGCTTACATCTTTACTTAAAGTGtaatcattatatttttttcttacttcTAATTCAGTAATTGATGTTTCTGCTGCTTTTTCCCATTCTGTCAGGTTAAAGTTGTAGACAGAACTGCGGTTGTAACAGCGAATGCAGAAACTGTGGCTGTGAGGCCCCCTGGCATACAAGAAGCCATTAATGCTGAGACTGGTAAGTGCACATTATCATGATTACCATCCATGTTCACAACTTGATAATTGATTTGGACCATCCAATTGTTGTGGTTCAACAACCATCTAAATGTCACTGAATGGAGAACAAGACATGATTACACAAAAATTCCCCTAAATGATGACAGTATGTGCCACagattaattttttcttcttttttatgtcTTTGCATGGCTGGAGAACCTTGCATATGTATGGAATTTGGATTGGTTTGATTCTATTTCATGTAATTGTAACTTCTTAACTAACCAATTTTTTGAGGGAACATGCCATGAATGAATGATCACTGGACTTctgctcttttattttttaaattcataatgcAGCCAAATACCCTCAAGGCCGATCTTTCATACGACCATCGGGTACTGAGGATGTCATACGAGTTTATGCAGAGGCATCAACACAGGAAGCAGCTGACAGCCTAGCCAACTCTGTGGCCAAACTTGTGGACCAGTTCCTAGGGTTTAGCAGCTCTTGAAGTCTTCGTTCTAACTAATGTTTTATTTGGAGACTTGTCATATAGAGTTGGTCCTTAGTTGACCAGCTTTATTTTGATTTAGTGTTACTGATTGTTGAATATGTAACTGATTACTTAGAACTACGAGTTGGTAGGATATATACTTTGATACTTGGCAGACACATAACGGGAAGAAGCATAGACAGCAAACATTGCAATAATTTGGAATGATAGTTAagtattaattttgttttggatttgaaaggaataatttttgtattctCAATACTAAGCATTTGAAATGAGTCAACTTTGCTTCAGATAATCCTTTATTGAGTCCCATGAAACTCTGTCCAACCAACCTTTCCACTACGATTTCAGGTGAAGGTCCCAACTTCTGCATCCATTGGGGTCGAGTGTGTTGAAGACCACACTTTTAACAGTCCATAGCATATTGGACTTAAATTTGCTCTCTTGATAATTTGCTTCTTTCTAATTGAGTAAAGGCATGTATGGTGAACTTCTAACGtaagtgaaaactgaaaagcaTGATGCTTCTCACATTTAAGCAGATCCCACTTGAATGAAACTTAAACATAATATTCCTATAGGGTCTGAGGACTGAGGGCTCCAAACATGTTGCCTGGTGGGCATGAGGAGATTTCTACCTTTCCCTCAAGTATCATAAAAGGCCATAAATGCTATGAGGCCTATGTTGGACTATTGGCTGCCATGGCGCCGCGCTACATGCTTCTCCAAGTGCCCCCTAAAAGGAACGTTGACCGCAAATTGAAGGTACATTGCTTAGGTCTAAAAAAGTCAAAGCAACTTTAGTAAGATTGTCCACAAGGACCACCACAGAGATGTTGTAAAGATTTTAGGATTTGGATCAATTTATTGAGAACAAGACACAGCGGCGGTTCCGGGAGACCACCGGGAATTTGTCTGAGGATATTCTTTAAGGAGTATAAATTACACAGCCCACTGTGCATTATTCACGATTCAACTCATtatctaacataatttaatttgtttatcttttataatgtattgattaattaaattattaattattgttgtttagttgcttcattgtttttttttactgacTACTAGTAGTCTAGCACATACCCCACTGTGCATTAGCACACACCCCATG
Coding sequences within:
- the LOC142611689 gene encoding phosphoacetylglucosamine mutase — encoded protein: MKEQQQSLLLSSSARFPPPQGVRLSYGTAGFRADAGLLQSTVFRVGILAALRSLKLDSSVIGLMITASHNKESDNGVKIADPSGGMLSQHWEPFADALANAPSPQHLLHLIIEFVEKENIPLEGARPAQILLGRDTRPSGESLLEAAKQGISSILGAVAIDMGIVTTPQLHWMVRARNKGVKASELDYFEQLSSSFRCLMDLIPSGSTFNEVDYKLVVDGANGVGGEKLEVLKKRLDGLAIEVRNSGKDGGVLNEGVGADYVQKEKVVPRGFSSQDVGIRCASLDGDADRLVYFSVPSESSSKIDLVDGDKMLSLFAVFIKEQLSMLNKEGHTDVNSDYQPRLGVIQTAYANGASTDYLRRLGLEVLFTPTGVKYLHEKAAEYDIGIYFEANGHGTIVFSESFLCWLESRNNELSSVVKGSEQQKAALRLLAVSKLINQAVGDALSGLLLVEAILRHMGWSIHRWTELYQDLPSRQLKVKVVDRTAVVTANAETVAVRPPGIQEAINAETAKYPQGRSFIRPSGTEDVIRVYAEASTQEAADSLANSVAKLVDQFLGFSSS